The DNA sequence CGCCGCGCCGCACCGGCTCGCCGCGCTTCCACGCGGCGTACTGCTCGCCGAAGCGGTCGATGATCTCCTCGTGGGTGAGGCCCTGCCACTCCCCCGCGTACGTCTCGCGCAGGCCCTCGTCGTGCGTGACGTCGAGGCCCGTGACGGCGGCCAGCTCGGCGGCCGTCGCGGCGGCCCGCTTGAGGTCGGAGGCGATGATCGCGTCCGGCTTCAGCGAGGCGAGAAGCCGGGCGGCGCGCCGGGCCTGGGCGGCGCCGGCCTCGGTCAGCTCGATGTCCGTGGTGCCCTGGAAGCGGCGCTCCAGGTTCCAGGACGTCTGGCCGTGCCGCCACAGGATGATGCGGCAGCCCGGAGCGGTCACCGCACCTCACCACCGAGGTGACGCATCTCCTCGGCCTCCTCCGCGGCCTGCTCGAGCTTGGCGTGCTCCGCGGCCTTGCCGCGGGTGGCCTTGGCGTCGGCGGGCAGCTCGATCTCGGGGCAGTCCTTCCACAGGCGCTCGAGGGCGTAGAACACGCGCTCCTCGCTGTGCTGGACGTGCACCACGATGTCGACGTAGTCGAGGAGGATCCAGCGGGCGTCGCGGTCGCCCTCGCGGCGCACCGGCTTGGCGCCGAGCTCCTTGTTCAGGCGCTCCTCGATCTCGTCGACGATCGACTTGACCTGGCGGTCGTTGGGCGCCGATGCGAGCAGGAAGGCGTCTGTGATCGACAGCACGTCGCTGACGTCGTACGCGATGATGTCGTGCGCGAGCTTGTCGGCGGCCGCCTGGGCGGCGACGGTGATGAGCTCGGTGGAGCGGTCCGTGGCGGTCACTAGAGAGCTTTCCTTCAGACGGGCAATACCCGTCAAGGGTCTCACGGACTGCGGACGGCTCCCCAGACGATTATTCGATCACCCTGGGAGCCGGGCGGAACGGACGCCGCCGCCGGCTCCCCGGGAGGCCCTGCCGGCGGCCTCACCGGCGCGGCGGCCCCGGCGACACCGGCGCGGCCAGGCAGCCAGACAGCCGGACGGCCTCAGCGGCTCTTGTAGTCCTGGCCCAGCACCACGGACACCTCCGCGTTCGAACCCGAGTCGCCCTTGCGGACGGCGCTCGCGGGCAGGCCCAGGGTCTTGGCGACCTCCGCCGCCTCCTGCTTCTTCTCCGCGTCACCGTAGGTGACCTGGGACGACGTGGCGGGCGCCGAGCCGGTGCCGCCGTCGACGAAGGTGTAGCCGCCGTTGACGAGGGCGATGCGGGCGCTCTCGGTCGCGGTCTTGGTGCCGGTGGCGTTCTTCACGCCGACGCGGACCGCCGCGCCCTGCTCCGGGCTCTTCACGACGCCGCCGAGCACGTCCTTGACCACGCCGGCGCCGGCCTTCTCGGTCAGCGTGCCGTCCTGCCGCACCGGCAGGAGCGCGGTCGCGTAGTCGCCGCCCTTGGCGCGGTCGGCGAGCTTGGCGAGGAAGCTGCCGAGGTCCTTCTCCTTCAGGGACGGGTCGAGGATCTGCGCGAGCGACTGCACGGTGACCGTGGCGGCCTGCGGGTCGGACGACAGCTTGCGCAGCACGCCCTGCATGACCTGGCCGAACCGCGTCAGCTGCGCGTTCTCGCCCTCGCCGGGCGCGCGGTAGGTGGCGTAGGCGACGGCCATCGGCCCGCTCAGGGTCTGCTGCTCGCCCTTCTTGACCAGCGGCGCCTCGCCCTTGCGCTTGGCCTTGGGGTCCGGCACGTCGACGTTCGTGTCGATGTCGATGTTGCCGACGAGTTCGACGAGGTTGTTGAGGTAGGGGGTGTCGAGGCGCCAGGTGCCCTCGACCTTCGTGCCGAGCAGCGTGTCCAGCTCTTCGCGCGTGCCGGTCGAGCCGTCGTCGTCGACGGACTTGCCGAGCGTGGTCGTGGTGCCGTCGTCGCTGGTCAGGGCAAGGGAATTGGGCAGCAGGACGGCGGAGCCGCGCTGGGTGGTGGTGTTGTTCACCAGGAGCACGGTGGAGGTGCCGCCGCGCTTGGTGTTGTGCAGGTGCACGACGACGACGTCGCGCTTCTGCGGTCCCGCCGCGGCCGCGCCGCCGGACTTGTCGTCCGACTGGCCGGGCAGCTTGCCCGCGGTCCACAGATAGCCGACGCCGCCGACGAGGGCGAGCGCGAGCACGACGACAAGCGCGACGACCCGTGAGCGGCCGCGCCGCTTGGCCTCCTCGCGCCGCTCGGTGCGGCTCTCGGTGAACTTCAGCCAGTCGATGACGTCTTCGGAGTCCTCGTCGGGCTCCTCGATGAAGGAGAACTGCTCGGTGCGGTACTCGCGGGGCTCGTCGGTGTCGTGCGCCTCGGCACCGGCGCGCTCGTCCGGCGCCGCCTCCGGCCCGGCGGGATAGGCCTGCTGCGGCACCTGCGGCGGCTGTTGCTGTTGTTGCTGCTGCTGCGGAATCCAGCCGGTCTGCTCCCCCGTGCCGTAACCGGCGCCGCCTCCGTGGGAGGCACCGCCGCCCTGGGAGGCACCGGTGTCGTACGAAGTTCCGGTGGCGTACGCGTCGTACGCCTGCGGATACGCGGAAGCGGCGGGCTGCTGCCCCGCCCCCTGGACGTACGGGTCGTACCCGTACGTCTGTTGCGACGGGGCCTCGGCCTGGGAGGACTGCGCGGCGTACGTGTCGTACGCAGGGGCAGCCGCCTGCCGGGGCACCAGTTGGTAGACCGGCCGCCCGTACTCGTCGTACCCGACGACCTCGTACTGAGCCGCCGCGTCACCCTCGTACTCGCCGCCGTACGGGTCGTACTGTCGGTCGTTCACCGGTGCCCCTCTCGGCTCACTCGCCGCGGTACAGCTCGCGCTTGTCGATATAACGCACCACGCCGTCCGGCACCAGGTACCAGACGGGCTCCCCCTTGGCGACCCGTGAGCGGCAGTCCGTGGAGGAGATCGCGAGGGCGGGCACCTCCACCAGCGAGACGCCGCCCTCGGGCAGGCCGGGGTCGGCGAGGGTGTGGCCGGGGCGGGTGACGCCGATGAAGTGAGCCAGCGAGAACAGCTCTTCGGTGTCCCGCCAGGTGAGGATCTGACCGAGCGCGTCGGCGCCCGTGATGAAGAACAGGTCCGTATCGGGGTTGAGGCGGCGCAGATCGCGCAGGGTGTCCGTGGTGTAGGTGGGACCGCCGCGGTCGATGTCGATGCGGCTGACCGAGAACTGCGGGTTCTCGGCGGTCGCGATGACCGTCATCAGATAGCGGTCCTCGGCGGGCGAGACCTGCTTGTGGCTCTTCTGCCACGGCTGCCCGGTCGGTACGAACACGACCTCGTCGAGGTGGAACTGGGCGGCGACCTCACTGGCCGCCACCAGGTGTCCGTGGTGGATCGGGTCGAACGTTCCACCCATGACGCCCAGGCGGCGCTTGGCGGCGCTCGCCGGGCCTGTGCCAGGTCCGCCCTGCGGGCCGGTCGACATGTCCTGCTCTCCCATGCGTGCAGACACTACCGGCCCCGCCGGGCGACCCGGGTTTCAGCCGTACGGCCCCGGGCCGCGGCGGCTCAGCGGTCGCGGTTGAAGCGCGTGGTGATCCACAGGAGCAGGAGCAGCACGACGAGGGCGCCGCCGCCGGTGACGTAGGGGCTGATGCTCGCGTGCTCGTCGGTGTGCTCGCCGCCTTCGGAGGCGAGAGTGACCAGCTGGGCGGCGGTGCTGTGGAGGCTCATCGTCAGCAGGACCTATCCGGTGTGGGATCGGGGTAAAGACTTGGGCACATCGTATGCGGGGCGCTCGCGCGCGACCACGCCGCCCTGCCGGGGTCTCCCCGAGCCCCGCCCGACGGGCTCAGTCCTTCCGGTAGCCCCGCAGCAGCAGCCAGCCCACCAGGACGCAGCCGATGACCATCACGATCAGCACGACGCGGAGCAGGTTGCCCGGGCCCTGCTTGTCGGCCGCATGGGCGGCCAGGGTGAGGGCGTCGGCGGGAGAGATGTGCTCCATGGCGTATGGCTCCTTCTGTGCGCTGCCCCGCCACGGTATCTCCGCCTAGTACTCCAGCCGTAGATCGTGATCTTCATGTCTGATTCGCGGCTTGTCTTCGGTAATGGCTGGCGCGGGCTCGGGCCTGATGACGGCGTCGCCAGGCTGACCAGCTGAGCCGGTGGGCCACATCGTGCACATGGTGGGCGACGAGCATCGTGAACAGTCGCTGGATCTCGTTGCAGGTGAGCGGGATCAGCCCGTCCGGGGCGGGATGGCGGGTGTGTTCGTCGGCGCGCACGACGGCGAGGAAGGCATGGGCGAGCATGGCCAGGGTGACCCAGCGAGACCACGAGGTGAAGCGGCGGAGTTGGTGCTCGTCCAGTCCGGCCAGGCCCTTCCCAGCCTGGAAGGTCTCTTCCACCCGCCATCGTGACCCGGCGACGCGGACGAGTGTGGCCAGGGGCACCGGGGCCGGCGAGAAGCAGCGGTAGTAAGCGTGTTCACCGGTGGTGCGGTTGCGGCGGATCAGCAGCCGGTGACTGCCTGGCCGGGGCTCGGCCAGGTCGATGACGGCCCAGTCGTAGAAGCGGTGCCCCTTGGCGCCGACGCCTGCCGACAGCTTCTGCCAGGCCCGCTTCGGGACCTTCGCGGCCAGGGCGTCCGCGCGGAACTTTCCCGCACCGGTGGTCACTTCGGCTGAGCAGGCGACGGCGAGCACGTAGCCGACTTTGCGCTCTTCCAGGGTGGACCGCAGCTTGGGGTTGCCGCCGTAGACTTCGTCGCCTGCGACCCAGCCCACGCGGTGCCCGGCGTCGAGGAACCGGCCGATCATGCGGGCGGCCAGTTCCGGCTTGGTCGCGAAGACGGTGTCCTCGCCCAGGCCCGCGGCCCGGCAGCGGTCCGGATCGCACGTCCACGAGCGCGGGATGTACAGCTCACGGTCCACCGCCGCGTGCCCGTGCAGTCCCGCGTAGACGAGGTAGACGGCGACCTGGGCGTTTTCGATCCTGCCGGCGGTGCCGGTGTACTGGCGCTGGACGGCGACGGTGTGCGTGCCCTTCTTCACATCGCCGGTCTCGTCGACCACCAGCACCGCATCCTCGTCGTGCAGATGCTCCAGCACGTACTCGCGCACGTCATCACGCACGCGGTCGGCATCCCACCTGGCCCGGCCGAGCAGGTGCTGCATGCCGTCCGGACTCGGCTCCCCGGCCCACTCGGCGATCGACCAGCAGTTCTTGCGCGGCAGCTCCGACAGCAGCCCCTGCACGAAGGCCCTCAACCGGCGCCGGGGCTCAACCCGCGCGAACCGGCCCGCTATCCGACCCATCAGGACCTCGAACTCCTCCTGCCAGCGGGCAGGGTCTACGCCGTGACCCACGGCCACCGCATAATCTTCAGTCTTCACACACCGATGATCAGCGGTGGCCGCGACCTTCCCGCAGTCTGTCCACCAGCAAGAGCGCGTACCACGGCTGGAGTACTAGGAGCGGGTCCGGCACAGTTCCCGACCCATGAGTGTGGTCATGGCCTGCTGGGTGTCCTGGCCGCCGTCACTGGTGACGTACACCACGGCGGTCCGGGTCCCGTCTCGGGTGGCGCCACCCCAGGTGACATAGCCGAGGAGTTCGCCCCGGTGGCCGAAGTAGCTGCCGCCACAGGGCAACGGAATCTCGGCAAGACCGAGTCCATACCTCACGCCCAGCTCGGGCGCGGGCATGGTGGTCGTCATCTCGTCGAGCTGCGCCGGAGCCAGCAGACGGCCGCCGAGCAGCGCGGCATAGAACCGGTTCAGGTCGTGTGCGGTGCTGATGATCGAGCCGGAGCCGACGGCCATACTCGGATTGAGGGTCGTGACGTCGATGCTCCTGTCGGTGCCGAACGCGGCGTAGCCCCGGGCGTTGGGACCCAGGATGAACGGGAAGGTGTCGGGCGTCGTCGTGTCCGTCAGGCTCAGTGGACGGATGATCCGGTCGTGCACCTCCGTTGCCCAACTACGGCCGGTGACCTTATGGATGATCATGGCGGCGATGGTGTAGTTGGTGTTGGAGTACGACCAGCCACGGCCCGGCGGGAAGTCGGGTCGGTTCCGCATCGCCCGCTCCACCAACTCCTCGGCGGTGTAGGTGCGATACCGCTCGGCCCGATAGCCGTTTGCGCTGTTCAACGCGGGAATCTCCGGCTTGACGTCAGGGATGCCGCTGGTGTGCTGCAGCAGCTGCCGTACGGTGATTTGGCTGCCGTCGTTGCCGTTGCCCCGGACCACTCCCGGCAGCCACTGCTCGACGGTGTCTTCCAGGGACATTCGCCCCTCGCCGACGAGTTGCAGCACGACCGTGGCGGTTAAGGTCTTGGTGGCACTGCCGATCCGGAACCTGCCGTCCCGCGGCATCGGCCTCCCTGTGTTCATCGC is a window from the Streptomyces spectabilis genome containing:
- a CDS encoding IS701 family transposase — protein: MGRIAGRFARVEPRRRLRAFVQGLLSELPRKNCWSIAEWAGEPSPDGMQHLLGRARWDADRVRDDVREYVLEHLHDEDAVLVVDETGDVKKGTHTVAVQRQYTGTAGRIENAQVAVYLVYAGLHGHAAVDRELYIPRSWTCDPDRCRAAGLGEDTVFATKPELAARMIGRFLDAGHRVGWVAGDEVYGGNPKLRSTLEERKVGYVLAVACSAEVTTGAGKFRADALAAKVPKRAWQKLSAGVGAKGHRFYDWAVIDLAEPRPGSHRLLIRRNRTTGEHAYYRCFSPAPVPLATLVRVAGSRWRVEETFQAGKGLAGLDEHQLRRFTSWSRWVTLAMLAHAFLAVVRADEHTRHPAPDGLIPLTCNEIQRLFTMLVAHHVHDVAHRLSWSAWRRRHQARARASHYRRQAANQT
- the nadD gene encoding nicotinate-nucleotide adenylyltransferase gives rise to the protein MGEQDMSTGPQGGPGTGPASAAKRRLGVMGGTFDPIHHGHLVAASEVAAQFHLDEVVFVPTGQPWQKSHKQVSPAEDRYLMTVIATAENPQFSVSRIDIDRGGPTYTTDTLRDLRRLNPDTDLFFITGADALGQILTWRDTEELFSLAHFIGVTRPGHTLADPGLPEGGVSLVEVPALAISSTDCRSRVAKGEPVWYLVPDGVVRYIDKRELYRGE
- a CDS encoding serine hydrolase domain-containing protein: MHGLRRRRRGLLVLTSLATAVLVASTAPTAAAKPRPADPLKWQVEAIHHTGAVGVHAEVASPDARDSAYAGTAAMNTGRPMPRDGRFRIGSATKTLTATVVLQLVGEGRMSLEDTVEQWLPGVVRGNGNDGSQITVRQLLQHTSGIPDVKPEIPALNSANGYRAERYRTYTAEELVERAMRNRPDFPPGRGWSYSNTNYTIAAMIIHKVTGRSWATEVHDRIIRPLSLTDTTTPDTFPFILGPNARGYAAFGTDRSIDVTTLNPSMAVGSGSIISTAHDLNRFYAALLGGRLLAPAQLDEMTTTMPAPELGVRYGLGLAEIPLPCGGSYFGHRGELLGYVTWGGATRDGTRTAVVYVTSDGGQDTQQAMTTLMGRELCRTRS
- a CDS encoding LCP family protein, giving the protein MNDRQYDPYGGEYEGDAAAQYEVVGYDEYGRPVYQLVPRQAAAPAYDTYAAQSSQAEAPSQQTYGYDPYVQGAGQQPAASAYPQAYDAYATGTSYDTGASQGGGASHGGGAGYGTGEQTGWIPQQQQQQQQPPQVPQQAYPAGPEAAPDERAGAEAHDTDEPREYRTEQFSFIEEPDEDSEDVIDWLKFTESRTERREEAKRRGRSRVVALVVVLALALVGGVGYLWTAGKLPGQSDDKSGGAAAAGPQKRDVVVVHLHNTKRGGTSTVLLVNNTTTQRGSAVLLPNSLALTSDDGTTTTLGKSVDDDGSTGTREELDTLLGTKVEGTWRLDTPYLNNLVELVGNIDIDTNVDVPDPKAKRKGEAPLVKKGEQQTLSGPMAVAYATYRAPGEGENAQLTRFGQVMQGVLRKLSSDPQAATVTVQSLAQILDPSLKEKDLGSFLAKLADRAKGGDYATALLPVRQDGTLTEKAGAGVVKDVLGGVVKSPEQGAAVRVGVKNATGTKTATESARIALVNGGYTFVDGGTGSAPATSSQVTYGDAEKKQEAAEVAKTLGLPASAVRKGDSGSNAEVSVVLGQDYKSR
- the rsfS gene encoding ribosome silencing factor produces the protein MTATDRSTELITVAAQAAADKLAHDIIAYDVSDVLSITDAFLLASAPNDRQVKSIVDEIEERLNKELGAKPVRREGDRDARWILLDYVDIVVHVQHSEERVFYALERLWKDCPEIELPADAKATRGKAAEHAKLEQAAEEAEEMRHLGGEVR
- a CDS encoding histidine phosphatase family protein, whose product is MTAPGCRIILWRHGQTSWNLERRFQGTTDIELTEAGAAQARRAARLLASLKPDAIIASDLKRAAATAAELAAVTGLDVTHDEGLRETYAGEWQGLTHEEIIDRFGEQYAAWKRGEPVRRGGGELETEVADRAAPIVLRHAEKLPENGTLVVASHGGTIRTTIGRLLGLESHHWESLGGLSNCCWSVLGRGARGWRLLEHNAGTLPEPVLGDDD